The genomic stretch CAGTGAGCCTTCATTCGTCGCGGCAGTGGGATACTTTTCCGGCGGGGCAGTGCAGCGCCACGCGAGCGTCCTGCGGTAGTGACGTTCGTCAGCTGCGCTGCCCTTCCCTCGTTCCACCCGCGGCCAGGCGGCTGCGTGTGTTGACTCCCGCGCGCAGTCTTCGCTGATTCCCCTCGTTCACCTGCGCATCGTGTTCTGTTCGTTTCCACGATCACAGGCTGGTTAAAGTCACGCTGGAAGCTTTTCGAAAAACTCTTGTCGCAGACAACTAATCATGGGTTACAGTAGTCACGACTCGGCAGGCTGTACGCGCAGACTTCCCATCATCAAGTACAGTTCGCTGCTTCCCCAGTCGCCATATCTGCTCACGAATACTCTGCATGCACGTGCCTTGGCGTGCTGGCCCTCACCCACCCCGCAAGGGGCTTCCCGGTCTCCCAGCCGGCGATGAAAGAGGCCTCCAGCCGCTTGCCGCAGGTGCTGCCCCGGTGTTCGTGGAGCCGTTCTGATCTGAACGACTAGTGAGGAAGCACCCGTGCCGAAGAAACTCTCGTCTGCCGTCGTCGGCACTCTGGCCGTTGGCCTGACCATGCCGCTGACCGCGAATGCCGCCGCTGCGGACACCGCGCCGCTGAACGCGATGCCGCTGCCCGCGACCGGGGTGGATGCCCCCGCGATGAACGCCTCCGGGCTGAGCACCGTCGACATCTCCGCCACCCGAAATGCCACCCAGTTCAGGTTCCCGCTGGCTCAGCGCTCCTACAGCTACACCTCCCCCTACGGTCCACGCTGCATGCCAGCTCCGGGCGCCTCGACATGGCATCTGGGGCAGGACCTCGGGGCTGCTGATGGCAGTCCGATCTACTCGGTGGCCGAGGGCACCGTGGTGCGGACCTTCAACGGCAACCGGTACAACGCCGGCTACGTCGTCATAGAGCATCGGGTGGACGGCAAGACCTTCCACAGCGCGTATTACCACATGTGGGATGCGAACTCCCACGTCAGAGTTGGTCAGAGTGTCCAGGCCGGTCAGACGATCGCTCGGATCGGCAACTCGGGCCCGTCCACCGGCCCCCACCTGCACCTGGAGATCTGGGAAGGCGCCTGGATCAACGGCACCTCGCATGATCCGACCACCTGGCTGGCTCAGCGCGGCGTCAACCTGCGCGCCGGAGCTACCACGGTGCTCAACATCTCAACACCGTCCTCCTGCGACTACTACACCTCGACCTCCACCGCGCTGCGCTCCACGGCGAGCAGCTCCGGGGCGGTCATCACGCAGCTTGGAGCTGGCACAGCGCTGACAGCGGCGCCAGGGGCCATCAGCAACTCGATGCTGCGGGTGACGGCCAACGGCCGCACCGGCTGGGTGGCGCACTCGGCTGTGACGCCGAACCGCCCCGCAGGCACCGTGCCCGCCTCGAGCGCCCCGCAGGGCACCTCGATCACCCCCACCAAGTACCGGACCACCGCCTCGCTGAACGCCCGCAGCGGACCCGGAACCAACTACGCCGTCCAGCAGGGCCTGGCGTCAGGGACCGAGGTCACTGTCATCGCCACCCACGGCAGCTGGCTGAAGTTCAGCCGCAACGGCCAGACAGTCTGGTCCCACAGCGACTTCATGACGAAGGTGGCGACAACCCCGACGACGCCGACCACGGCGGCCAGCGGCACCTATAAGGTCCAGGCCGGTGTGAGTCTGCGGGCGCGCAGCGGCCCAGGCACCTCGAACTCGATCGTGAAGGTTCTCGACCCCGGCACCACCGTGAGCGTGACCGGGAAGAACGGTGACTGGTTCAGCTACCGCGATGGATCTCGGACGCTGTGGCTGCAGGGCAGCTTCCTGGAACAGGTGATGACGACTCCGACGACGCCGACCACGGCGGCCAGCGGCACCTATAAGGTCCAGGCCGGGGTGAGTCTGCGGGCGCGCAGCGGTCCAGGCACCTCGAACTCGATCGTGAAGGTGCTCGACCCGGGCACCACGGTGAGCGTGACCGGGAGGAACGGTGAGTGGTTCAGCTACCGCGACGGATCTCGGACCCTGTGGCTGCAGGCCACCTGGTTGGACCAGGTCACCACCCCGACGACGGCGGCCAGCGGCACCTATCAGGTCCAGTCCGGGGTGAGCCTGCGGGCGCGCAGCGGCCCAGGGACCTCCAATTCTATTGTGAAGGTGCTCAACCCGGGCACCACGGTGAGCGTGACCGGGAGGAACGGTGAGTGGTTCAGCTACCGCGACGGATCCCGGACCCTGTGGCTGCAGGCCACCTGGTTGGACCAGGTCAGCGCGTCGTCGGGCAGCTCGTCGAACACCGGGTCGACCACGGCGGCCAGCGGCACCTATAAGGTCCAGTCCGGGGTGAGTCTGCGGGCGCGCAGCGGTCCAGGCACCTCGAACTCGATCGTGAAGGTGCTCAACCCGGGCACCACGGTGAGTGTGACCGGGAGGAACGGTGAGTGGTTCAGCTACCGCGACGGATCCCGGACGCTGTGGCTGCAGGCCACCTGGTTGGACCAGGTCACCACCCCGACGACGGCGGCCAGCGGCACCTATCAGGTCCAGTCCGGGGTGAGTCTGCGGGCGCGCAGCGGCCCAGGGACCTCCAATTCGATCGTGAAGGTGCTCAACCCGGGCACCACGGTGAGTGTGACCGGGAGGAACGGTGAGTGGTTCAGCTACCGCGACGGATCCCGGACCCTGTGGCTGCAGGCCACCTGGCTGGACCGGGTCACCACCTCGACCGGTGCCGGTTCGGGCACCGAGACGATCCCCGGTGGCCCAGAGTCCTCCAGCTCCACGCCCACCACGAGCAGCGGCCAGTACACCGTGAAGAGTGGAGTGAACCTCAACGCGCGCACGGGAGCGAGCACCTCAAGCTCCAGCGCCAAGGTGCTTGCACCCGGCACAAGGATCTCCATCACCGGTGAGCAGAACGAATGGGTCAGCTTCAAGGACGGGTCACGGACCCTCTGGGTGCATTCTGGATACCTGGACCAGGCATCGGCTAACCAGGACGCCGAGCGCACCAGCGCCGCCAGCGGCGCATACCGGGTCAAGAACGGCGTGAGCCTGCGCGCACGCAGCGGCGCCAGCACCTCGAGCTCGATCGTGAAGGTTCTGAATCCGGGCACCACCGTGGAGATCACGGGAAAGAACGGAGCGTGGTTCAGCTACAAGGACGGCTCACAGACGCTGTGGGTGCAGGCAAGCTTCCTTGATCAGGTCACAGGTTCCACCGGCAACGGCTCCTCCTCCAACACGGGCTCAAACGCGGGCTCGAACACCGGGTCCTCCTCGACCAGCGCGGCCAGTGGCACGTTCCAGGTCAAGTCCGGTGTGAACCTCAACGCTCGGACCGGCGCATCGGCGACCAGCTCCAGCGCGAAGGTGCTGGCCCCGGGGACGAAGATCTCCATCACTGGCAAGCAGGGCGACTGGGTCAGCTATAAGGATGGCTCCCGGACGCTGTGGGTGCACTCGGGCTACCTGACCCAGGCGTCGGGATCCAGCTCGAACGGTTCCGGCAGCGGCTCCTCCTCGAACACGGGCTCGAACACCGGGTCCTCCTCGACCAGCGCGGCCAGTGGCACGTTCCAGGTCAAGTCCGGTGTGAACCTCAACGCTCGGACCGGCGCCTCGGCGACCAGCTCCAGCGTGAAGGTGCTGGCCCCGGGCACGAGGATCTCCATCACCGGCAAGCAGGGCGACTGGGTCAGCTATAAGGATGGCTCCCGGACGCTGTGGGTGCACTCGGACTATCTGACCCAGGCGTCGGGATCCAGCTCGAACGGTTCCGGCAACGGCTCCTCCAACACGGGGTCGAACTCCGGGTCCTCCTCGAACACGGGGTCGAACTCAGGGTCCTCTTCAGGGTCCACGGGTTCGACCACCTCGGCGAGCGGGAAGTACCACGTCAAGAACAACGTCTACCTGAACGCGCGCAGCGGCCCCGCCACCTCGCACCCGATCGTGTTGAACCTCAACCCCAAGCGGGAGTTCGAGATCACCGGTCGCAGCGGCAACTGGGTGAGCTTCGTGTTCAGCGGCAAGACCGTCTGGGTGGACTCCACCTACATCAACTCCGGTCCCGCCAGCAGCTCCGGGTCCAGCAGCTCCGGGTCCAGCAGCTCCGGGTCCAGCAACAGCGGATCCAGCAGCTCCACCCCCACCCTGGCCAACTCGACGAACAGCAAAAGCAAGGTCGTCGGAACCGCCTACGCCACGGCCCAGGTCAACGTCCGGATGGGCCCGAGCACACAGAACAGCGCGATGTTCTCCGTGCGCACCGGCACCAAGGTCGAGCTGCTTGAGAAGAAGTCCAACGGCTGGCAGGAGATCAAGGTCAACGGCGCCACCGGCTGGATGTCGGCGCAGTACCTCTCCACCTCCGCCCCGGCGACCTCCGGCTCGAACAACTCCGGTTCGAATTCCGGGTCCTCCGGCAGCGGCTCCTCCACCGCTCCGTCGACCGCGAGCATGCACAAGAAGAGCGCCAACGGACCGTACAGCTCGGCCTGGGACAAGCTGGCCCAGTGCGAATCCGGTGGGAACTGGAAGATCAACACCGGCAACGGCTTCTACGGCGGCATCCAGTTCAGCCCCGAGTCCTGGAAAGAGGTGGGCGGCTCCGGCTTCCCGCACCAGGCGAGCAAGGAGGAGCAGATCAAACGGGCCTACATGCTCTGGAAGAAGCAGGGCTGGAAGGCCTGGCCCCACTGCACCTCCCAGCTGGGCCTCAAGGGCGACCCCGGTGGCTACGGGGACGACTACTACAAGGTCCACCCCAGCGCGAAGACCGCCTCATCGGTCTCCTCCGCCGGAACCTGGACCTCCTCCCACAGTGTGCCGCTGCGCGAGACCGCCGCCACTTCGAGTGACAAGCTCGTCCAGATCCCGCGCGGCGCTCAGCTCGAGCAGCTCCAGCGCGAAGGATCCTGGCTGAAGGTGCGCTTCACGCAGGGTGGGGACACCCACACCGGCTGGGTCAACACCAGCTACATCCTGCAGGCCTGAGCCCCCGGTTCAGTCCCTCGGTGCCCAGCACCGGCAGAACCCTCCAGGACTGTTCAGGAAGCGGCACCACCAGGTGCCGCTTCCTGAACAGCCGCGCTGCGCGCGGGCAACCTGATCACGCACGACGACGGCGGGCTCGACTCCCTGATTCGCGGGAGAGTCGCGCCCGCCGTCGTCGTCTCGGTGATCAGCAGTCCCGAGGAGCGGCAGTGCGCCGTGTCAGCGGAAGCGGGCCTGCACGGCGTCGCCGTGTGCTGGGAGGCCTTCGGTCTGCGCCAAGGCCGAGACGTGGTCTGCCACCGCGCGCAGTCCTTCACGTCCATAGTGGATGACCTGCTGGGAGCGCAGGAAGCTGGAGGCGTTGAGCCCCGAGGAGTAAGCGCTGGCGCCCCCGGTGGGCAGCACATGGTTCGATCCGGCGCAGTAGTCGCCCAGAGACACCGGGGTGTGGGCCCCGACGAACACCGCCCCGGCATTGTGGATCCGCTCCACGATTCCGGCATCATCGCGCGTCATCAGCTCCAGGTGCTCCGCGCCGTAGGCATTGGCGATCTCCACGCCCTGGTCCATGGTGTCCACCACGAGCACCGCAGACTGGGTGCCGCTCAGCGCCTGCTTCACCCGGTCCACATGCCGAGTCTCCTGCGCCTGCTGCTCGACCTGGGTCAACACGGCCTCGGCCAATGACATCGAAGGGGTCACGAGCACCGCTGCCGCCAGTGCGTCGTGCTCGGCCTGGGAGATCAGATCCGCCGCGATCAGCTCCGCGGGAGCCTCCTCGTCAGCGAGCACCATGATCTCGGTGGGTCCGGCCTCGGAGTCGATGCCCACCACCCCCTGGACCGCGCGCTTGGCGGTGGCCACGAAGATGTTCCCGGGCCCGGTGATCAGCGAGACCGGCGGGCACACCTGCTGGCCAGCCTCGTCCTTGGCGCCATAGGCGAACATCGCCACCGCCTGCGCGCCGCCGACCGCGTAGACCTCCTCGATCCCCAGCAGGTGCGCGGCGCCGAGGATGCTCGGGTGCGGCAGCCCGCCGAAGTCGGCCTGCGGCGGAGACGCGATGGCCAGCGAGCTGACCCCTGCCACCTGCGCCGGAACCACGTTCATCACCACCGAGGAGGGATAGACCGCCTGGCCACCGGGCACGTAGAGCCCCACCCGGCGGATCGGGACCCAGCGGTTGAGCACCCGGGCGTCCGGTCCGGGGGAGACCTTGGAGGATTCGGGGAGCTGCGCGTCATGGACCTGCCTGGCACGCAGGATCAGCTCCTGAAGTGCGGCGCGGACCTCGGGCTGCAGCTGCTCGGCCGCCTCCCGGAGCTTCTCCGCCGGGACCCGCAGCGAGGGCGGACGCACGCCGTCGAACTTCTCGGAGTATTCGAACAGGGCGGAGACGCCATCGCGCCGCACGTTCTGAAGGATCGGGGCCACGGTCTCGATGGTGGTCGAGATGTCCTGCGAGGCGCGGGGCAGCACGGCGGCGGCGTCGATCGTGCGCCCGCGCAGATCCTTGAGGGTGAGCATGGGTCTCCTAGTGGGTGCGGTCAGTGTTCACCCGCGGGCTCGCAGGTGGACACCCCTCCATTGTCTCCATACCGGCCGCCTTGCGCCCACTTCGTGACGTGAGAGCCCACACACCGGATGTTCCGCGGTGTTCCAGTGCCCGTTCAGAACGCCATGGCAAGATGCTGGCCATGGTCTTTTCCCGGATGGATTCTTCACCGAGCTCACCTGCCTTCACCGCGGCAGACACCACGGACGTCACCCCGGAGGAGCCGACCCCCACCGAGGGGGTCGGTGACGTCGTCGAAGAGAGCGTCCCGGAGGGACTGGAGTCCCTGATCGTCGAGCAGGGCCCCTTCTTCGGGATCATCACCGGCCTGGTCATCGCGCTGCTGGTCGCCCTGGTGGTCACGGTGATGTCCTCGATGCTGCTCAAGCAGATCTTCCGGCACCACGACGGGGTCAAGCAGGCGGTGAACCGCACCCGGACCCCGCTGTTCATCACGCTGGTGCTCATCGGCGCCTGGTTCACGCTGAACATCACGCTCAGCGCCGCCACCTGGTTCCAGCCGGTCTCCTTCGTGCTGCTGGTCGCCGTGGTGATCGGTCTCGCCTGGTGGGCGCTGCGGATCGTGCGCATCGTCGAGGCGATGATCTACTCCCGGTACATCGGCTACTCCGAGGGGGAGCTGGACGTGGAGGACCGGCGCGGGCGCCGCCTGGCCACCCAGGTCTCGCTGATCCGACGCATCCTCACCGCAGTCATCATCACCCTGGCCGTGGCGGCGATCCTGCTGATGATCCCGCAGGTGCGTGCGCTCGGCGCGGGGCTGCTCGCCTCCGCCGGTGTGGCCTCGGTGGTGGTGGGCCTGGCCATGCAGTCGGTGCTCACCAACGTCTTCGCCGGCATCCAGCTGGCCTTCACCGATTCCATCCGCGCCGGAGACGTCGTCGTGGTCGAGGGCAACTTCGGCACGGTGGAGGACATCACGCTGACCGCCGTGGTCATCAAGTCCTGGGATGAGCGGCGCTTCATCTACCCCTCCAGCTACTTCGTGGCCACCCCGTTCGAGAACTGGACCCGGGTGGGCACCGACATCCTGGGCACCGTGGAGCTCGACGTCGACTGGCGGGTCCCAATGGACCCGCTGCGCGCCCGGCTGAAGCGGCTGCTGGACTCCGCCGAGCTCTGGGACGGCCGGGACTACTCGTTGCAGGTCACCGACGCGGTGGGCGGCATGGTCAAGGCCCGCGTGGTGGTCTCCGCGCGGAACTCCGGGGAGCTCTGGGATCTGCGCTGCCTGATCCGCGAGGACCTGGTGAACTACCTGCGCGCCGAACATCCGTATGCGGTGTTCACCCAGCGGATGCTGCTGACCAACGAAGAAGCCCTGGCGCGGTCCTCGGACCCGGTGCGCACCGGCCAGGTCGGCGTGGTGGACTCCGGGGCCGACTCCCAGCCGGTCACCCAGGCGGGGGAGGGAGCATCGGTCTTCACCGGCTCCATCGCCGCGGTCCAGCGCAACCGCGAGTTCTCCGGCCCCGGTGCCGATGCCTACCGGGAGCGGCTGGAGCGCCAGGAGGAACGCCAGGACGGTCAGGAGCTCGACGCCGACGGCACCGCCTACCCCGAGGATGTCGCCGCCACGCAGGCGATCCAGGTGCCCGAGGGTGAAGCAGCGCGGGCAGAGGCCACGCAGACGCGCGAGGTCTCAGCCAGTCAGGACGCCACTGAGGAGACCTTCGGGGCCGCCGCCAAGCGTCGTCCTGGTACGCCGCCGCGCCCGGGTTCCCAGCGCTGAGCCCAGCCCGCGCTCAGGGCCCTGTCCGCGCGCTGACCCGAGCCCGAGCACTGCCTGCGGGTGCTCCGCCGTGCGAGCTGGCTCAGTCCTCCGGCGGACGTGCCGCCCGGGCTGCGCTGGCCTTGGCGGAGCTCTTCGCCTTGGCCGACTTATAGGCGTCCACGGTGTTGATCGCCTCGGTGGTGGGTTCCGCGGTGCCGTCGCCGCCGCCGTACTCCGCCACTGCCGCGTCCGCGCCGACGCGCTGCTCCGCAGCGTCCTCATCCGGGGAGCCGGTGCGCTTGTCCACGGCCCACTGCACCATCGAATCAGGCATGAAGCGCAGCCCGGCGGTGAGCACCTGGTAGCTGCGCGCCGGCACGCAGGTCGCCGCGCCCTGGGCGTTGGCCGTCAGGGCCTGGCGCACGACGTCGTCGGCGTCCAGCCACATCCAGCGCTTCGCCGATTTGATCGTGATGCCAGAGCGCTGATGAAACTCGGTGCGCACCAGCCCGGGGACCAGGGCGGTCACCGTCACCCCGCGAGAGCGCAGCTGAGAGTGCAGCCCCTTGGAGAAGTTGATCACCCAGGACTTCGCCGCCGAGTAGGTCCCGGTGGGGGTGTACCCCGCCACGGAGGCCACATTGATGATCCGCCCGCCACGACGGCGTGCCATCGCGTTCGCGGCGGTGTGGGAGAGCTCCATGGTGGTCTGAACATGAAGTCGCAGCAGGTCGCGCTCGGCCTGGAGATCCGAGTCGATGAAATCTGTGGCCAGCCCGTGCCCGGCGTTGTTCACCAACAGGTGCACCGGGTGGGTGCGATCGGCGAGTCGCTCCTGGACCGCGGCCACGCCATCGTCGGTGACCAGGTCGGCAACGATGACCGAGGTCTTCACCCCGTATTGGGAAGCCATGGATTCCGCCTGCATTCGCAGGCGCTTCCCATCGCGGGCCACCAGGACGAGGTCGTAGCCCTGGGCGGCCAGCTGGCGAGCAAATGCTGCGCCCAGGCCGGCGGTGGAACCGGTGATGACGGCCGTGTGGTTGCTCATGCTGGCTATCCTAGAGGGCAGAGATGGGCGCTGCGATCAGCGTTCTGTCAGGAGCGTCGGGTCCTGAGCCTGAATCCACACACCAGGAGGGTCATTGCGCTGGAAGAGACGTGCCGCATGGGGACACCGCCCCCTGGCGGCCGATGAATGGGCGGTGCTGCATGCCGAGATCGTCGCCGAGGACCTGATCGCCGTGGATGACGCGGTGGAGGAGCTCACCGGCTTCATGGACCCCTTCCGCGCCGACATCGCAGAGGGACCGCTGGTGGGGGTCACCGATGGCCAGCTGGCCGTGGCGAAGGCCGAGTTCCACGAGCCGCGAGGCCGGCGCGGGCTGAAGCTGAGCTTCTACGCCGCGGGACCGGCCGACGGACCCGCCGAGGACGCCTTCGCCCGGCTGAACTCCGCCGCCTCGGCGTTTCTGGACCACCTCACGGCCGAGGGGATCGCGGTGGAGTCGATCCGCTGGATCGAGGCCGACCACATCCCGCGACCCTTCTGAGGGCCCCTGCCGGTGCGCATCTGAGCGCCCGGGCCGGTGCGCTCACCGGCCCGGGTCACCGCTCGCCGAGGTGTTCCAGATGCTTCAGCTGCGCGGCAGCGATCTTGGTGGTGATCCCTGCCGGCAGCCCCGCCCGCTCGCCGTAGATCAGCCTGCCCAGCGCCGCCGCGTCCAAAGCGACTCCCCGCTGCGCCGCGTCGTCCAAGAGGGAGCGCACCTGGTCCAGGCGTTCCTGGCGGTGGGTGAGATAGCGCCGCGCCGCAGCGGCGACACTGGGCTGGGCCGGCCCGTGGGCCGGCAGGAGCCGCGCGTGGACGTACTGTTCCAGGCGTTGAAGGCTGTGCAGGAAGTCGGTCAGTGTCCCGTCAGGGTGATCCAGCATCGTGGTGCCTTCGCCCAGGATGGTGTCCCCGGTGAACATGGCCTGTTCAGCACCTTCCGCAGCGCCCTGGAGCCAGAAGCAGACCGAATCCGAGGTGTGTCCCGGGGTGTGCAGCACGCTGAGCCGGAGCTGAGCGAGCTCGAGCACCTCACCGTCGGTCAGCGCCGCGGCGGGCCGGCCGGGCGCATCGATGCACTGCTGCGGGCCGTGTCCGCGCACCGGCGCCGCGAAGGCCGCACCGAAGCTCGCAGCCGCCCCGGAGTGGTCGGCATGACGGTGGGTGAGCAGGATCTGCGCCACCTCACGGTCGCCGACGACGGCGCGCACGCGATCCAGGTGATCCGGATGGTCGGCCGGCCCGGGATCGATGATGATCAGCTGCCGCGCCTGATCGCCGCCCAGGACGTAGGTGTTGGTCCCCTGAAGCGTCATCGGGGAGGGGTTCTCGCAGGTGATCGAGTGCACCAGGCTGGCCTGTGACATGAAATCAGCCTACCGAGGTTCACGCGTAGGCTGGGCCCATGGCCCAGAACAGTGAAGCTCAGCCCACCACCGAACCGCAGAAGACCGCAGGCACGGAGCACTCCACCAAGGGTGCCTACGTGACCGGCGGCGAGTTCACCCGTGACACCAACTACATCGAGGATCGCGTCGTCGCAGATCCGCAGGCGGTGCGCTCGGCTCCGCAGGAGGAGCCCTCCTCCATCGGTGATCCGCGCATGGCGGGTCTGACCGAGGGGGGACAGGCCTGGCCGGTCGAGCCCGACCGTTACCGACTCGTCGCGGCCCGCGCCTGCCCCTGGGCCCACCGCTCCATCATCATCCGCCGCCTGCTCGGCCTCGAGGACGTCATCTCACTGGGAACCCCCGGGCCGACCCACGACGCGCGGTCCTGGACCTTCGACCTGGACTCCGGCGGAGTCGACCCGGTGCTCGGCACCGAGCGGCTCCAGCAGAACTACTTCGCCCGGTTCCCGGACTACCCGCGGGGCATCACCGTCCCGGCTCTGGTGGACATCCCCTCCGGGGGTGTGGTCACCAACAACTATCCGCAGCTGACCTATGACCTCTCCACCCAGTGGAGCGCCCATCATCGGAGCGGGGCACCCGACCTGCTTCCCGAGGACAAGCTCGATGAGATGCTCCCGGTGATCAAGCGGATCTTCACCGAGGTCAACAACGGCGTCTACCGGGCGGGCTTCGCAGGCTCCCAGAGCGCCTACCAGGATGCCTACGACCGTCTCTTCACCGCGATGGACTGGCTGGAGGATCGGCTCGCCGGCAGCCGCTACCTGATGGGAGAGCACATCAGCGAGGCTGATGTGCGGCTGTTCACCACCTTGGTCCGCTTCGACCCGGTCTACCACGGACACTTCAAGTGCAATCGGAACAAGCTCTCCGAGATGCCGAACCTCTGGGCCTACGCCAGGGACCTGTTCCAGACCCCGGGCTTCGGCGACACCGTGGACTTCGACCAGATCAAACGGCACTACTACGAGGTCCACGAGGACATCAACCCCACTCAGATCGTCCCGGTGGGCCCGGACCTGCAGAACTGGCTGAGCGATCACGGGCGCGAGGCACTGGGCGGATCGCCCTTCGGCGCCGGCACGGCTCCCGGCCCGGTGGCACCCTCGGAGCGGTCGGCCGGAGCCAACCCGCTCTACGGCTGATAGGTGACGATCACCTGGGAGTCGTCGTGCCGGGTCAGACCGGCGTCGGCGGCTTCCAGGTACTTCGCGCGCGCGGCCTCGAGCATCGGGGCCTGGAAGCCATGCGCGCTGGCAATCTCGCTCACCAGTGACGAGTCCTTCACAAAAATTCCCACTGCACTGGCCACCTGTGCATCCTGGCCCTGCAGCATCCTCGGCCCCCGGTCGCTGAGCATGAATGAGCCCGCCGCGCCTTCGGCCACCGCCTCGAGCACCTGGGCCTGATCGAGTCCCAGCCGATCCGCCAGGGCCAGCGCCTCGGCGGCGGCCACGATGTGCACCGAGCACAGCAGCTGGTTGATCGCCTTGAAGGACTGGCCGTCGCCGATCTCGGTCCCGCATTCCACGATGCCGCCCATCGACTCCAGCAGGGTCCGGTTCTGCTCCACCGCGGTGGGTTCGGCGGAGACAAACAGGCGCAGCGAGCCCTCGGCGGCGCGGGCGATCCCGCCCGTGACCGGTGCGTCGATCAGCGTGATCCCGCGCTCGGTGGCGGGGATGCTCAGCTGCTGCACCGCCTCGGGGCCCACCGTGCTCATCACGATCAGACTCGAGCCCGGCCGCATCGCGCTGAGCAGACCGGCTGATCCCTGATCCGGGGATCCCAGGGCGGCGCTGCGCAGCTGATCCCCGGTGGCCACCATGACGATCACCGCGTCGGCCGTGGCGGCAGAGGCCGCCGAGTCCTCGGCTCGCAGGCCCTGCTGTGCGGCCGCCGCCCGCTGCTCCGCCGAGAAGTCGACGGTGGTCAGCTCGAATCCCGCGCTCGCGACCCGGGCGGCCATCGGCAGGCCGATGGCGCCGATGCCGACGAAGGTTACCTGCTGCGTGGTCGAGTGCTGGCTCATCTGTGGTCCTCGTCTCGTGATTGGCTTCACATTCTGATTCCGCCATGTTAGCTTATGTGAACTTGCTTGTGAATATTCACACAAAGGGACGGGCCGGTCCTCGCACCGGCGGAACACGAGAGGGAGGGACCTCATGGCGCTGCGCATAGGCGTGCTGGCGGACGATTTCACCGGAGCCACCGACATCGCCGGGTTCCTGGTCTCGGCCGGGATGACCACCGTCCAGTTCACCAGCCCCGAGGGCCTGCCGGAACAGCTCGACGATCGCGTGGACGCCGCGGTGATCAGCATGAAGACCCGCTCCATCGCACCCGGCGACGCCGTGGCGCAGAGCCTTCAGGCGCTGAACGCACTGCGAGCTCACGGCGCCGAGCAGATCATCTTCAAATACTGCTCCACCTTCGACAGCACCGGTGAGGGCAACATCGGCCCGGTCACCGACGCCCTCCTCGACGCCATGGGGGAGACC from Nesterenkonia sandarakina encodes the following:
- the hisD gene encoding histidinol dehydrogenase, with the translated sequence MLTLKDLRGRTIDAAAVLPRASQDISTTIETVAPILQNVRRDGVSALFEYSEKFDGVRPPSLRVPAEKLREAAEQLQPEVRAALQELILRARQVHDAQLPESSKVSPGPDARVLNRWVPIRRVGLYVPGGQAVYPSSVVMNVVPAQVAGVSSLAIASPPQADFGGLPHPSILGAAHLLGIEEVYAVGGAQAVAMFAYGAKDEAGQQVCPPVSLITGPGNIFVATAKRAVQGVVGIDSEAGPTEIMVLADEEAPAELIAADLISQAEHDALAAAVLVTPSMSLAEAVLTQVEQQAQETRHVDRVKQALSGTQSAVLVVDTMDQGVEIANAYGAEHLELMTRDDAGIVERIHNAGAVFVGAHTPVSLGDYCAGSNHVLPTGGASAYSSGLNASSFLRSQQVIHYGREGLRAVADHVSALAQTEGLPAHGDAVQARFR
- a CDS encoding mechanosensitive ion channel family protein; this translates as MDSSPSSPAFTAADTTDVTPEEPTPTEGVGDVVEESVPEGLESLIVEQGPFFGIITGLVIALLVALVVTVMSSMLLKQIFRHHDGVKQAVNRTRTPLFITLVLIGAWFTLNITLSAATWFQPVSFVLLVAVVIGLAWWALRIVRIVEAMIYSRYIGYSEGELDVEDRRGRRLATQVSLIRRILTAVIITLAVAAILLMIPQVRALGAGLLASAGVASVVVGLAMQSVLTNVFAGIQLAFTDSIRAGDVVVVEGNFGTVEDITLTAVVIKSWDERRFIYPSSYFVATPFENWTRVGTDILGTVELDVDWRVPMDPLRARLKRLLDSAELWDGRDYSLQVTDAVGGMVKARVVVSARNSGELWDLRCLIREDLVNYLRAEHPYAVFTQRMLLTNEEALARSSDPVRTGQVGVVDSGADSQPVTQAGEGASVFTGSIAAVQRNREFSGPGADAYRERLERQEERQDGQELDADGTAYPEDVAATQAIQVPEGEAARAEATQTREVSASQDATEETFGAAAKRRPGTPPRPGSQR
- a CDS encoding SH3 domain-containing protein, with the protein product MPKKLSSAVVGTLAVGLTMPLTANAAAADTAPLNAMPLPATGVDAPAMNASGLSTVDISATRNATQFRFPLAQRSYSYTSPYGPRCMPAPGASTWHLGQDLGAADGSPIYSVAEGTVVRTFNGNRYNAGYVVIEHRVDGKTFHSAYYHMWDANSHVRVGQSVQAGQTIARIGNSGPSTGPHLHLEIWEGAWINGTSHDPTTWLAQRGVNLRAGATTVLNISTPSSCDYYTSTSTALRSTASSSGAVITQLGAGTALTAAPGAISNSMLRVTANGRTGWVAHSAVTPNRPAGTVPASSAPQGTSITPTKYRTTASLNARSGPGTNYAVQQGLASGTEVTVIATHGSWLKFSRNGQTVWSHSDFMTKVATTPTTPTTAASGTYKVQAGVSLRARSGPGTSNSIVKVLDPGTTVSVTGKNGDWFSYRDGSRTLWLQGSFLEQVMTTPTTPTTAASGTYKVQAGVSLRARSGPGTSNSIVKVLDPGTTVSVTGRNGEWFSYRDGSRTLWLQATWLDQVTTPTTAASGTYQVQSGVSLRARSGPGTSNSIVKVLNPGTTVSVTGRNGEWFSYRDGSRTLWLQATWLDQVSASSGSSSNTGSTTAASGTYKVQSGVSLRARSGPGTSNSIVKVLNPGTTVSVTGRNGEWFSYRDGSRTLWLQATWLDQVTTPTTAASGTYQVQSGVSLRARSGPGTSNSIVKVLNPGTTVSVTGRNGEWFSYRDGSRTLWLQATWLDRVTTSTGAGSGTETIPGGPESSSSTPTTSSGQYTVKSGVNLNARTGASTSSSSAKVLAPGTRISITGEQNEWVSFKDGSRTLWVHSGYLDQASANQDAERTSAASGAYRVKNGVSLRARSGASTSSSIVKVLNPGTTVEITGKNGAWFSYKDGSQTLWVQASFLDQVTGSTGNGSSSNTGSNAGSNTGSSSTSAASGTFQVKSGVNLNARTGASATSSSAKVLAPGTKISITGKQGDWVSYKDGSRTLWVHSGYLTQASGSSSNGSGSGSSSNTGSNTGSSSTSAASGTFQVKSGVNLNARTGASATSSSVKVLAPGTRISITGKQGDWVSYKDGSRTLWVHSDYLTQASGSSSNGSGNGSSNTGSNSGSSSNTGSNSGSSSGSTGSTTSASGKYHVKNNVYLNARSGPATSHPIVLNLNPKREFEITGRSGNWVSFVFSGKTVWVDSTYINSGPASSSGSSSSGSSSSGSSNSGSSSSTPTLANSTNSKSKVVGTAYATAQVNVRMGPSTQNSAMFSVRTGTKVELLEKKSNGWQEIKVNGATGWMSAQYLSTSAPATSGSNNSGSNSGSSGSGSSTAPSTASMHKKSANGPYSSAWDKLAQCESGGNWKINTGNGFYGGIQFSPESWKEVGGSGFPHQASKEEQIKRAYMLWKKQGWKAWPHCTSQLGLKGDPGGYGDDYYKVHPSAKTASSVSSAGTWTSSHSVPLRETAATSSDKLVQIPRGAQLEQLQREGSWLKVRFTQGGDTHTGWVNTSYILQA